Proteins from one Blattabacterium sp. (Blattella germanica) str. Bge genomic window:
- the trpA gene encoding tryptophan synthase subunit alpha — translation MNKIHDLFRNKSENILCIYFTAGYPNVNSTVKIIKILQNLPVDLIEIGIPYSDPLADGMIIQKSNQTSLNNGMNVSLLFSQIKQFKKEIKIPILLMGYYNQFYKFGEEKFLKKCKESGISGLIIPDLPVDLFVKKYQNLFKKYLLSMIFLITTQTDSSRVFMLSQITDGFLYLVSSNSTTGKVDNFFGKEQISFFERIKKLSINIPKLIGFGINNRETFDFSCQYANGGIIGSSFIQSLNENQLEESIKKYIKFIRE, via the coding sequence ATGAACAAAATACATGATTTATTCAGAAATAAAAGTGAAAACATATTATGCATTTATTTTACAGCGGGATATCCTAATGTAAACAGCACAGTAAAAATAATAAAAATATTGCAGAATCTTCCTGTTGACTTAATAGAAATAGGGATTCCTTATTCTGATCCTTTGGCAGATGGAATGATTATTCAAAAAAGCAATCAAACCTCTCTGAATAACGGAATGAATGTTTCTTTATTATTTTCTCAAATCAAACAATTTAAAAAAGAAATCAAAATTCCTATTCTTCTTATGGGATATTACAATCAATTTTATAAGTTTGGAGAAGAAAAATTTTTGAAAAAATGTAAGGAATCAGGAATTTCTGGATTAATTATTCCAGATCTTCCTGTTGATTTGTTCGTTAAAAAATATCAAAATTTGTTTAAAAAGTATTTATTATCAATGATATTTTTGATCACTACACAAACGGATTCATCTAGAGTTTTCATGTTAAGTCAAATAACTGATGGTTTTTTATACTTGGTTTCTTCTAATTCAACAACAGGAAAAGTTGATAATTTTTTTGGGAAAGAACAAATATCTTTTTTTGAACGTATAAAAAAACTGTCTATAAACATTCCTAAATTGATTGGTTTTGGAATCAATAACAGAGAAACTTTTGATTTTTCATGTCAATATGCAAATGGAGGAATTATTGGAAGTTCTTTTATTCAATCATTAAATGAAAATCAATTAGAAGAAAGCATAAAAAAATATATAAAATTTATTAGAGAATAG
- a CDS encoding YggS family pyridoxal phosphate-dependent enzyme, which translates to MIENRFFSIRRLIPKNIKIVAVSKNQNVSSIEKLYKLGHKDFGENYVQEMMDKYKKLPKDIRWHMIGRIQSNKLKYIIPFIHLIHSVQKLEQIQLINKIALKYGRRINCLLQIKICNEKSKSGITDQEFYDILENKTYQSMKNVKIVGIMGMASFQELTKIHNEFGYLRKFYDKCQKKYGFYILSMGMSRDYNIAIQYGSTIVRLGTSIFGNRKKSIL; encoded by the coding sequence ATGATAGAAAATAGATTCTTTTCCATAAGAAGATTAATTCCAAAAAATATAAAAATTGTAGCAGTTTCTAAAAATCAAAATGTCTCTTCTATCGAAAAATTATACAAATTAGGACATAAAGATTTTGGAGAAAATTATGTTCAAGAAATGATGGATAAGTATAAAAAATTACCAAAAGATATCCGTTGGCACATGATTGGAAGAATTCAAAGTAATAAATTGAAGTATATAATCCCTTTTATTCATTTAATTCATAGTGTTCAAAAATTAGAACAAATTCAATTAATAAATAAAATTGCGTTAAAATATGGTAGAAGAATCAATTGTCTTTTGCAAATAAAAATTTGCAACGAAAAAAGTAAATCGGGAATAACCGATCAAGAGTTTTATGACATATTGGAAAACAAAACTTATCAATCAATGAAAAACGTGAAAATAGTAGGAATAATGGGGATGGCCTCTTTTCAAGAACTTACGAAAATCCACAATGAATTTGGATATTTACGCAAGTTCTATGATAAATGTCAAAAAAAATATGGATTTTATATACTATCCATGGGAATGAGTAGAGATTATAATATAGCAATCCAATATGGAAGTACGATTGTTCGTTTAGGAACTTCTATTTTTGGAAATAGAAAAAAATCTATTCTCTAA
- the serC gene encoding 3-phosphoserine/phosphohydroxythreonine transaminase, with product MKIHNFNAGPSILPKEVIRKSAQSVIDFNGSGLSLLEISHRSIDFLEIIEKTTCLVKQVMNLNDDYAILFLQGGASLQFSMIPYNLMDQEAAYLDTGFWAKNAIKEARKFGKVKILFSGKNQNYTHISKHYQIPCNVDYFHCTSNNTIVGTQMKIFPKTSVPIVCDMSSDIFSRKLNFCQFSLIYASAQKNVSSAGMTIVIIKKNILGKIKRNIRNIPSYMDYKIHIQNKSILNTPNVFSIYTSMLTLEWIKNKGGLSVLEKQNQHKAKLLYNEIDNNNLFENKIHEEDRSDMNVSFFLKDKKLEKEFNKMWKKENIVGLEGHRFLGGYRASIYNALPLESVQFLIEIMKEFERRHDRK from the coding sequence ATGAAAATACATAATTTCAATGCAGGCCCTTCTATTTTACCCAAAGAAGTTATCAGAAAATCAGCTCAATCTGTAATTGATTTTAATGGTTCCGGTTTATCTTTACTTGAGATTTCTCATAGAAGTATAGATTTTTTAGAAATAATAGAAAAAACAACTTGTTTAGTAAAACAAGTAATGAATTTGAATGATGATTATGCTATTTTATTTCTTCAAGGAGGAGCCAGCTTGCAATTTTCAATGATTCCATATAATTTAATGGATCAGGAAGCCGCTTATTTAGATACAGGATTTTGGGCCAAAAATGCTATTAAGGAAGCAAGAAAATTTGGGAAAGTAAAAATTCTTTTTTCCGGAAAAAACCAAAACTATACACACATATCAAAACATTATCAAATTCCATGTAATGTAGATTATTTTCATTGTACATCTAATAATACTATTGTTGGAACACAAATGAAAATATTTCCTAAAACTTCTGTTCCAATAGTTTGTGATATGTCTTCCGATATTTTTAGTAGAAAATTAAATTTCTGCCAATTCAGTTTAATTTATGCTTCTGCACAGAAAAACGTAAGTTCTGCTGGAATGACTATTGTGATAATCAAAAAAAATATTTTAGGGAAAATTAAAAGAAACATTAGAAACATTCCTTCTTATATGGATTATAAAATCCATATACAAAATAAAAGTATTTTAAATACTCCAAACGTTTTTTCTATTTATACTTCCATGTTAACTTTAGAATGGATAAAAAACAAAGGGGGTCTTTCTGTTTTAGAAAAACAAAATCAACACAAAGCTAAATTATTATATAATGAAATAGATAATAATAATTTATTTGAAAATAAAATACATGAAGAAGATCGTTCTGATATGAACGTTTCCTTTTTTTTAAAAGATAAAAAACTAGAAAAAGAATTTAATAAAATGTGGAAAAAAGAAAACATAGTAGGATTGGAAGGACATAGATTTTTAGGAGGCTATAGAGCTAGCATATACAATGCTCTTCCATTGGAAAGTGTTCAATTTTTAATTGAAATCATGAAAGAATTTGAAAGACGTCATGATAGAAAATAG
- the tilS gene encoding tRNA lysidine(34) synthetase TilS produces MITYDHIEKIRKYFSLKNKICVAVSGGLDSMVLVNLLLDLSNIELEVAHCNFTLRNQESDEDEVFIKNFCTKKNIICHVKRFDTLNFSKKNKLSIQMAARKLRYDWFFELLKKIDYDYIVLGHHLNDSIETFFLNILRGTGIKGLLGIPKKNGKFIRPLSDFTKEEILHYAKIKNIKWRLDSSNLETKYLRNKIRFILSKFSYFSSFFCKGFKKTINHLYDENFLIEEKIKKVYHEITVDKKNHPFIWKIKCNKIEKLQPLSFYLFKLFSPYGFYNVKSLKNLIYAQSGKQLISKKYRIIKNRNDWILVYRKFLSENKTYAIPDIRNVVQTPLPIDMKFLLNPKKEDQEKEKMFLIDFDKIQFPLLLRTWRKGDFFFPFKMKGKKKLSKYYKEKKFSLLEKEQTWLLINGNGDIILVVGNRLDDRFKITKKQKNIRYKNIIELLPTNLTISIGIFF; encoded by the coding sequence ATGATAACATATGATCATATAGAAAAAATTAGAAAATATTTTTCATTAAAGAATAAAATATGTGTTGCTGTAAGTGGAGGACTAGATAGTATGGTGCTAGTCAATTTGTTACTTGATCTTTCTAATATTGAATTAGAGGTAGCTCATTGTAATTTTACACTGAGAAATCAAGAATCTGATGAAGACGAAGTTTTTATAAAAAATTTTTGTACAAAAAAAAACATTATTTGTCATGTTAAAAGATTTGATACTTTAAATTTTTCTAAAAAAAATAAATTATCCATACAAATGGCCGCTAGAAAACTTAGATATGATTGGTTTTTTGAATTGTTAAAAAAAATAGATTACGACTACATAGTGTTAGGGCATCATCTTAATGATTCTATAGAAACTTTTTTTCTTAATATTTTGAGAGGAACTGGAATTAAAGGATTGTTAGGGATTCCTAAAAAAAATGGAAAATTCATACGTCCTCTTTCCGATTTTACTAAAGAAGAAATTCTGCATTATGCTAAAATAAAAAATATAAAATGGAGATTGGATAGCAGTAATCTGGAAACTAAATATTTGAGAAATAAAATTCGTTTTATTTTATCTAAATTTTCCTATTTCTCATCTTTCTTTTGCAAAGGTTTTAAAAAAACCATAAATCATCTTTATGATGAAAATTTTTTAATAGAAGAAAAAATAAAAAAAGTATATCATGAAATTACAGTTGATAAAAAAAATCATCCATTTATTTGGAAAATAAAATGTAATAAAATAGAAAAATTGCAACCTTTATCCTTTTATTTATTCAAATTATTTTCTCCATATGGATTTTACAATGTAAAAAGTCTAAAAAATCTTATTTATGCACAATCGGGGAAGCAACTTATATCAAAAAAATATCGTATTATTAAAAACAGAAATGATTGGATTTTAGTTTACAGAAAATTTTTATCAGAAAATAAAACTTATGCTATACCGGATATAAGAAATGTTGTTCAAACACCCTTACCCATTGATATGAAGTTTCTTTTGAATCCAAAAAAAGAAGATCAAGAGAAAGAGAAAATGTTTCTTATAGATTTTGATAAAATTCAATTTCCATTGCTTTTAAGAACATGGAGGAAGGGAGATTTTTTTTTCCCTTTCAAAATGAAAGGGAAAAAAAAATTAAGCAAGTATTATAAAGAAAAAAAATTTTCTCTTTTAGAAAAAGAACAAACATGGTTATTAATTAATGGAAATGGGGATATTATTTTGGTTGTAGGAAATCGTTTAGATGATAGATTTAAAATAACAAAAAAACAAAAAAATATTAGGTATAAAAATATAATTGAGTTATTACCTACGAATCTTACAATTTCAATTGGTATTTTTTTTTAA
- a CDS encoding shikimate kinase has product MKITLIGYMGSGKTSIGKKLSKKINLNFYDLDAILVKEKKDSIYNLFKKKGELSFRRTEHFVLKKNFKKKNEYVLSVGGGTPCFYNNIYLLNKYSKTFYLKTDSYTLFKRLFLEKNTRPLIAHLSKKELFQFIMKHLSQRTYFYEKSYEKINVSEKSKNEVVQEIINFLIK; this is encoded by the coding sequence ATGAAAATCACTTTAATAGGATACATGGGAAGTGGAAAAACTTCTATAGGAAAAAAATTGTCTAAGAAAATAAATTTAAATTTTTATGATTTAGATGCTATTCTTGTTAAAGAAAAAAAAGATTCTATTTATAATCTTTTTAAGAAAAAGGGAGAACTTTCTTTTAGAAGAACAGAACATTTTGTGTTAAAAAAAAATTTTAAAAAAAAAAATGAATATGTTTTGTCCGTTGGAGGAGGAACTCCTTGTTTTTATAACAATATTTATTTGTTAAATAAATATTCAAAAACATTTTATTTAAAAACGGATAGTTATACTTTATTTAAAAGATTATTTTTAGAAAAAAATACAAGACCTTTGATTGCTCATTTATCTAAAAAAGAATTGTTTCAATTTATTATGAAGCATTTATCACAAAGAACTTATTTCTATGAAAAATCTTATGAAAAAATAAATGTAAGTGAAAAATCTAAAAATGAAGTAGTACAAGAAATTATCAATTTTCTTATAAAATGA
- a CDS encoding exodeoxyribonuclease III, producing the protein MKIISYNINGIRSGINKGLSDWIESSNPDILCLQEIKAFPEQIDTNIFDQLGYNHYWFSSEKKGYSGVGILCKEKPIHVEYGIGLSSIDQEGRVLRIDMKNLSIISLYLPSGNNMKKRLNFKFFFMKNFFSHVKKIRNQFNHLIICGDYNICHHEIDIYDPMKHQEISGFLPEEREWMTHFLNLGFVDSFRNCVQEAHHYSWWSYRSNARKNNKGWRIDYVMVSSSLKEKIRNAYLLSDVKLSDHCPVVLEIY; encoded by the coding sequence ATGAAAATAATTAGTTATAATATAAATGGGATAAGATCTGGAATTAATAAAGGATTATCTGATTGGATTGAAAGCAGTAATCCAGATATTTTGTGTTTACAAGAGATCAAAGCTTTTCCAGAACAAATAGACACCAATATTTTTGATCAATTGGGATACAATCATTATTGGTTTTCTTCAGAAAAAAAAGGATATAGTGGGGTAGGGATTTTATGTAAAGAGAAACCCATTCATGTGGAGTATGGGATAGGATTGAGTTCTATTGATCAAGAAGGAAGAGTATTACGCATAGATATGAAAAATCTATCAATAATTAGTCTTTATCTTCCTTCAGGAAATAACATGAAAAAAAGATTGAATTTTAAATTTTTTTTTATGAAAAATTTTTTTTCACATGTGAAAAAAATCAGAAATCAATTCAATCATCTCATTATTTGTGGAGATTACAATATTTGTCATCATGAAATAGATATTTATGACCCCATGAAACATCAGGAAATTTCGGGTTTTTTACCAGAAGAAAGAGAATGGATGACTCATTTTCTAAATTTAGGATTTGTAGACAGTTTTAGAAACTGCGTTCAAGAAGCCCATCATTACAGTTGGTGGAGTTATCGTTCTAATGCTAGAAAAAATAACAAAGGTTGGAGAATTGATTATGTTATGGTTAGTTCCTCTTTAAAAGAAAAAATTAGGAATGCTTATTTGTTATCGGATGTAAAATTATCTGATCATTGTCCTGTTGTTTTAGAAATTTATTAA
- the hisG gene encoding ATP phosphoribosyltransferase: MDKLKIAIQKSGRLYEDSIKLLKDCSIEVNIGIDKLKTTALNFPLEILFLRDDDIPQYLEDGVADIGIVGKNVLLEKRKKIKIKETLGFGKCRLSIAVPKSLVYNNINDLNGKRIATSYPFLVREFFKKRYIHAEIHEISGAVEIAPGIGLADCICDLVSSGSTLFMNGLKEVETVLQSEAVLASHLHLGSPQNIIMDKLLFRIRAVKKAKNNKYILLNVHNERLEKIISYLPGIKSPVVLPLANSECSSVHSVVNENDFWGIIENLKALGAQDILVLPIEKIIL; encoded by the coding sequence ATGGATAAACTAAAAATTGCTATTCAAAAATCAGGTCGTCTTTATGAAGACTCTATCAAGTTGCTGAAAGATTGCAGCATTGAAGTTAATATTGGTATAGATAAATTAAAAACAACGGCTCTTAATTTTCCGTTAGAAATTCTTTTTTTAAGAGATGATGATATTCCTCAATATTTAGAAGATGGAGTAGCTGATATAGGAATTGTAGGAAAAAATGTTCTTTTGGAGAAAAGAAAGAAAATCAAAATAAAAGAAACTTTAGGTTTTGGGAAATGTAGACTTTCTATAGCGGTTCCTAAATCGTTAGTTTATAATAACATAAATGATTTAAATGGAAAAAGAATTGCAACAAGTTATCCTTTCTTAGTTAGGGAGTTTTTCAAAAAAAGATATATTCATGCAGAAATTCACGAAATTTCTGGAGCTGTAGAAATTGCTCCTGGAATAGGTTTAGCAGATTGTATTTGCGATTTAGTCAGTAGTGGATCTACACTTTTTATGAATGGGCTTAAAGAAGTAGAAACAGTTCTTCAATCTGAAGCCGTATTGGCTTCACATCTACATTTAGGTTCTCCACAAAACATAATTATGGATAAATTATTATTTAGAATTAGAGCTGTAAAAAAAGCAAAAAATAATAAATATATTCTATTAAATGTTCATAATGAACGATTAGAAAAAATAATATCTTATCTTCCAGGGATTAAAAGTCCAGTAGTTCTTCCTCTAGCAAATTCAGAATGTAGTTCTGTTCATTCCGTTGTCAATGAGAATGATTTTTGGGGAATAATAGAAAACTTAAAAGCACTTGGAGCTCAAGATATATTAGTACTTCCAATAGAAAAAATTATACTATAA
- the hisD gene encoding histidinol dehydrogenase, whose amino-acid sequence MDNMIQVYIHPTYKTCQSILNRSSEKISHLTDLVLSIINNVKNNGDTAVKTYTRKYDHVDIKHIQVTEEDFQKANMKVSSHLRKSIEIAYKNIECFHKKQIHEESKIEVSTGVFCWRKSVPIEKVGFYIPGGSAPLLSTVLMLGVPGKLAGCKNIVLCSPPNKNGEIHPSVLYTAKYVGINQIYKVGGVQAIAAMAYGTESIPSVYKIFGPGNCYVTIAKQIVSQKGIVSIDMPAGPSEVVIMADDEANPKYVASDLLSQSEHDPESYILLVTINNKSWIEKVKEELKKQFYHLSKKKILLKIFRKSKIVVFSSLEECMNFINQVAPEHLIINCNNVSYWSEKVINAGSVFLGNYSPVSIGDYASGTNHVLPTYGYAKSYSGVSVDSFVKKITFQKISKKGLQNLSECVNVLSSEEGLIAHKKSIDIRLKNEFHE is encoded by the coding sequence ATGGATAATATGATTCAAGTGTATATTCATCCTACATACAAAACATGTCAATCTATTTTGAATAGGTCTTCGGAAAAAATTTCTCACCTAACGGATTTAGTTCTTTCCATCATAAATAATGTAAAAAATAATGGGGACACAGCCGTAAAAACTTATACAAGAAAATATGATCATGTTGATATCAAACATATTCAAGTAACAGAAGAAGATTTTCAAAAAGCAAACATGAAAGTTTCAAGTCATTTAAGAAAATCTATAGAGATAGCATATAAAAATATCGAATGTTTTCACAAAAAACAAATACATGAAGAATCAAAAATAGAAGTTTCAACAGGAGTTTTTTGTTGGAGAAAATCTGTTCCAATAGAAAAAGTGGGTTTTTATATTCCTGGTGGATCCGCACCTTTATTGTCCACTGTCTTAATGTTAGGAGTTCCAGGAAAATTGGCAGGATGCAAAAATATTGTTTTATGTAGTCCCCCCAATAAGAATGGAGAGATTCATCCATCCGTTCTATACACAGCTAAATATGTTGGAATTAATCAAATCTATAAAGTAGGAGGAGTTCAGGCTATTGCTGCTATGGCTTATGGAACAGAGAGTATTCCTTCCGTATACAAAATATTTGGTCCCGGAAATTGTTATGTGACAATAGCTAAGCAAATTGTATCCCAAAAAGGAATTGTATCTATAGATATGCCTGCAGGGCCTTCAGAAGTTGTTATTATGGCTGATGATGAAGCGAATCCAAAATATGTAGCCTCCGATTTACTTTCTCAATCTGAACATGATCCAGAAAGTTATATTCTTTTAGTTACTATAAATAATAAATCTTGGATAGAAAAAGTCAAAGAAGAATTAAAAAAACAATTTTATCATCTTTCTAAAAAAAAGATATTATTGAAAATCTTTAGAAAAAGTAAAATAGTTGTTTTTTCCTCTTTAGAAGAATGTATGAATTTTATCAATCAAGTAGCCCCTGAACATCTCATTATTAATTGTAATAATGTTTCTTATTGGAGTGAAAAAGTGATTAATGCTGGATCTGTTTTTTTAGGAAATTATTCTCCAGTCAGTATTGGGGATTATGCTTCCGGAACCAACCATGTATTGCCCACATATGGTTATGCAAAATCTTACAGTGGAGTATCTGTAGATAGTTTTGTTAAAAAAATAACTTTTCAAAAAATATCCAAGAAAGGATTGCAAAATTTATCGGAATGTGTAAATGTTTTATCTTCCGAAGAAGGATTAATTGCTCATAAAAAATCCATTGATATTCGATTAAAAAATGAATTTCATGAATAG
- the hisC gene encoding histidinol-phosphate transaminase, which produces MNSSSRKNKNYSNFDLDSLIRENIFKVDPYISARTEHDKEKDSIFLDANENSFGPPLSFLNSYNRYPDPLQKELKKKISDLKNISPYKIFLGNGSDEIIDLIYRIFSRPEIDHAIIFPPTYGMYEVSGKIHGVDIVKISLTEEEYQLNLEKIEKSVNQNSKIIFICSPNNPTGNDIKRKDIEFITKKFTGIVVLDEAYIDFSDQKSLSMEIDKYPNLIILQTLSKSWGLAGLRIGMAFASESIIQWMNKIKHPYNISLHSQEISIKALENRDLFFYHLKNILSERKYMIESLNKIPIIQKVYPSSANFLLVKINFSSKNLYQYLIEKKIVVRDRSKIVLCNNCLRITIGTHEENEYLIDQIKKYSIQKIKM; this is translated from the coding sequence ATGAATAGTAGTAGTAGAAAAAATAAAAATTATTCCAATTTTGATTTGGACTCTCTAATCAGAGAGAATATTTTCAAAGTGGATCCTTATATATCCGCAAGAACAGAACATGATAAAGAAAAAGATTCTATTTTCTTAGATGCTAATGAAAATTCTTTTGGACCACCTTTATCTTTTTTGAATTCTTATAACAGATATCCAGATCCTTTACAGAAAGAATTGAAGAAAAAAATATCTGATTTAAAAAATATTTCTCCATATAAAATATTTTTGGGGAATGGGAGCGACGAAATCATTGATTTGATTTATCGTATTTTTTCTCGTCCAGAAATAGATCATGCCATAATTTTTCCTCCTACTTATGGAATGTATGAAGTTAGTGGAAAAATTCATGGAGTAGACATCGTAAAAATTTCTCTAACAGAGGAGGAATATCAATTAAATTTAGAAAAAATAGAAAAATCCGTTAATCAGAATAGCAAAATTATTTTTATTTGTTCTCCAAACAATCCTACAGGAAACGATATAAAAAGAAAAGACATTGAATTTATCACAAAAAAATTTACAGGAATTGTTGTTTTAGATGAAGCTTATATTGATTTTTCGGATCAAAAATCCTTATCCATGGAAATTGATAAATATCCCAATTTAATTATTCTACAAACACTTTCTAAATCTTGGGGGTTAGCGGGGTTAAGAATAGGGATGGCTTTTGCTTCTGAATCCATTATTCAATGGATGAATAAAATCAAACATCCATATAATATAAGTCTTCATTCTCAAGAAATTTCCATTAAAGCTCTTGAAAATAGAGATTTATTTTTTTATCATTTAAAAAATATTCTTTCAGAAAGAAAATATATGATAGAATCATTAAATAAAATTCCTATTATACAAAAAGTATATCCTAGCTCTGCTAATTTTTTGTTAGTAAAAATTAATTTTTCTTCAAAAAATCTTTATCAATATTTAATCGAAAAGAAAATTGTTGTTAGGGATCGTTCAAAAATTGTTTTATGCAATAATTGTTTAAGAATTACGATAGGAACTCACGAGGAAAATGAGTATTTAATAGATCAAATAAAAAAATACTCCATTCAAAAAATCAAAATGTAA
- the hisB gene encoding bifunctional histidinol-phosphatase/imidazoleglycerol-phosphate dehydratase HisB — MKKILFIDRDGTIIRENPPTYQIDSIEKISFYPKVIFFLSKIVEELNYDLVMVTNQDGLGTEKFPEKIFWPVHNHILNVLRTEGINFSSIHIDKTFPEEKSSTRKPEIGMLTSYLQSDLYNISKSFVIGDRLNDVFLAKNLGCKSIWIKENHHYKNLTKEEKDYYSTIEEKDLKKIISLKTDNWEDIYEYLLSISTKRLVHQRTTLETNVKISIFLNGKGRAHIQTGLGFFDHLLQQIAFHSSIDLNIQTKGDLYVDEHHTIEDTGIALGEIFDQALGNKKGIERYGFYLIPMDDSLSTVALDIGGRSQLVWKTRFFREKIGKVPTEMFYHFFKSFSLSAKCNLYIHATGKNEHHKIESIFKCFAKALKMAIRKNYSNNKIPSSKGLL, encoded by the coding sequence ATGAAAAAAATATTGTTCATTGATAGAGATGGAACTATTATACGAGAAAATCCTCCTACATATCAAATTGATTCTATTGAAAAAATCAGTTTTTATCCAAAGGTTATATTTTTTTTGTCAAAAATAGTAGAAGAATTGAATTATGATTTAGTAATGGTTACCAATCAAGATGGTTTAGGAACAGAGAAATTTCCTGAAAAAATATTTTGGCCTGTTCATAATCATATTTTAAATGTTTTAAGGACAGAAGGAATTAATTTTTCTTCCATTCATATAGATAAAACGTTTCCAGAAGAAAAATCTTCTACGAGAAAACCTGAAATAGGAATGCTTACTTCTTATTTACAATCTGATTTATACAACATTTCTAAATCTTTTGTTATTGGAGATCGATTAAATGATGTTTTTTTAGCTAAAAATTTGGGATGTAAATCTATATGGATTAAAGAAAATCATCATTATAAAAATCTAACAAAAGAAGAAAAAGATTATTATTCAACTATAGAGGAAAAAGATTTAAAAAAAATAATATCCTTAAAAACGGATAATTGGGAGGATATTTATGAATATTTATTGTCTATTAGCACCAAAAGATTGGTCCACCAACGGACAACATTAGAAACCAATGTCAAAATTTCTATTTTTTTAAATGGAAAAGGAAGAGCTCACATTCAAACAGGACTTGGATTTTTTGATCATCTTTTACAACAAATAGCATTTCACAGTTCTATAGATCTAAATATTCAAACAAAAGGAGACCTTTATGTAGACGAACATCATACTATAGAAGATACAGGGATTGCTTTAGGAGAAATTTTTGATCAAGCTTTAGGAAATAAGAAAGGAATAGAACGTTATGGATTCTATTTGATCCCTATGGATGATAGTTTATCTACAGTAGCATTAGATATTGGAGGAAGAAGTCAATTGGTATGGAAAACAAGATTTTTTAGAGAAAAAATAGGAAAAGTTCCTACAGAGATGTTTTATCATTTTTTTAAATCTTTTTCTTTATCTGCAAAATGCAATCTGTATATTCATGCTACAGGAAAAAATGAACATCATAAAATAGAATCTATTTTTAAATGCTTTGCAAAAGCCCTTAAAATGGCAATAAGAAAAAATTATTCGAATAATAAAATACCTAGTTCAAAAGGACTATTGTAA
- the hisH gene encoding imidazole glycerol phosphate synthase subunit HisH has translation MKTIIIKYPAGNVQSVLFSLERIGVQALVTDSKESIQNAEKVILPGVGEANCAMKYLKEKKLDILLSELEQPVLGICLGMQLLCKYSEESSTTCIGIFDLLVKKFESKDKNDKIPQIGWNTIHNLKGPLFEKIPDGSYQYFVHSYYAPLGKYTTAKTEYIVSYSAALQKNNFYAVQFHPEKSSYVGHKILENFIRL, from the coding sequence ATGAAAACAATTATCATAAAATATCCTGCAGGAAATGTCCAGTCGGTTCTTTTTTCTCTAGAAAGGATAGGAGTACAAGCCTTAGTAACAGATTCTAAGGAATCTATTCAAAATGCGGAAAAAGTTATTTTACCAGGAGTAGGAGAAGCTAATTGTGCTATGAAATATTTAAAAGAAAAAAAATTGGATATCCTTTTATCTGAATTAGAACAACCTGTATTGGGAATATGTTTGGGAATGCAATTACTTTGTAAATATTCAGAAGAAAGTAGTACTACATGTATAGGAATTTTTGATTTATTGGTTAAAAAATTTGAATCAAAAGATAAAAATGATAAAATTCCTCAAATAGGTTGGAATACGATTCATAACCTGAAAGGTCCTTTATTTGAAAAAATTCCAGATGGAAGTTATCAATATTTTGTTCATAGTTATTATGCTCCTTTGGGAAAATACACAACAGCAAAAACAGAATATATAGTTTCTTATAGTGCCGCATTACAAAAAAATAATTTTTATGCTGTACAATTTCATCCAGAAAAATCTTCTTATGTAGGACATAAAATACTAGAAAATTTTATCCGATTATAA